The stretch of DNA CGGCCACATCCCGCCGCTGCCGGCCGGCTGGCGCGTCGACGCCGTGGTGCGGTCGGCCCACCAGGACGCGTTCTCGGGGGACTTCGTCGTCGCGCGGGCGCCCGCCGACGACGTGCTCGAGGTGGTGCTGGTCGACGTCTCCGGCAAGGGTCAGGCCGTCGGGGTGCGGTCCCTGCAGCTGTCGGGCGCACTGGCCGGGCTGCTGGGCGCGATGGCACCGGCCGACTTCCTGCCGGCGGCGAACTCCTACCTCCTGGGGCAGGGCTGGGACGACGGGTTCGCCACCGCCGCGCACCTGGCGCTGGACCTGCGCACCGGCGCCTACCAGGTGGCCACCGCCGGCCACCTGCCCCCGGTGCAGCTGCACGCCGGGTCGGGGCGGGTCAGCGTGGTCGACACCGTCGGTGCACCGGTCCTCGGTGTGACGCCGGACTTCCGGTGCCAGGCCCGGACCGGCACCCTGCAGCCCGGTGACGCGCTGCTGCTGTACACGGACGGGCTGGTGGAGACCCGCGGCGGCGACCTGGACCAGGGAATCGACCGGCTGCTCGGCGTCCTCGAGCAGCTGGTGTCCACGGGGCGCGGCGGGGCCGACGCGGTGCTCGCGGCGGCGCGCCGCCAGGAGGACGACGACCGGGCGCTCGTGCTGGTGCAGCGGGCCTGAGCGATGGACGACGACTACCTGGAGCAGGTGCTCGACCTGGTCGCGGCCGTGCCGGCGGGCCGCGCGGTCACCTACGGCAGCGTCGCAGAGGTGCTGCGGGACCGGCTCGGCCGGGGCGGCCCCCGGCAGGTCGGTCAGGTGCTGGCGCACGCCGGTGGGGGAGTGCCGTGGTGGCGGGTGGTCAACGCCGCCGGGTCGCCGCCCGTACGGCACGCCACCGAGGCGCTCGACCGGCTGCGCGCCGAGGGCACCCCGCTGGTCGCGGACGGCACGCGCGTGGCCCTGCGCCGCGCGCTGTGGTGGCCGGAGGACGACGCGTTCGACGACGGGGCGACACCGGGCTGACGGACGCCCCGTCGCCGCCTCGCTACGCGTCCCGGGAGTCGTCGGCTGCAGCGGTCGCCGTCGCCCCGAGAGCCTCGGCGACCCGCGGGAGGTCTCGTGGATCGGTCTGCAGCAGCATCGTCGTCACCGCGGTCTGCTGCCAGGCCGCGAGCTGGTCGCGCAGGTCGTCCGCGGTGCCCACCAGCGCGACGTCCCGCACCAGCTCGGTCGGCACCGCGGCGGCGGCACGGGCGCGGTCTCCGGCGAGGAAGTGCGCCGCGATCTCGTCGAGCGCCTCGGCGTACCCGAGCCG from Cellulomonas sp. NTE-D12 encodes:
- a CDS encoding PP2C family protein-serine/threonine phosphatase, which produces MTSSPDRRAGDDVPGGPAARTSGRPARGRAAPGGSGGLEHSLGRWARRPQAVPGVVLAALAVLLALGMWDRPEWVAPSAFLLLLLVAVFVLRWLALVVVAALVSVLALTLWAMGSGTMTPGTIVVLAAAVGAVLIFGRSRERLGLQGAPSGLMLVDLRDRLEANGHIPPLPAGWRVDAVVRSAHQDAFSGDFVVARAPADDVLEVVLVDVSGKGQAVGVRSLQLSGALAGLLGAMAPADFLPAANSYLLGQGWDDGFATAAHLALDLRTGAYQVATAGHLPPVQLHAGSGRVSVVDTVGAPVLGVTPDFRCQARTGTLQPGDALLLYTDGLVETRGGDLDQGIDRLLGVLEQLVSTGRGGADAVLAAARRQEDDDRALVLVQRA
- a CDS encoding MGMT family protein, with the translated sequence MDDDYLEQVLDLVAAVPAGRAVTYGSVAEVLRDRLGRGGPRQVGQVLAHAGGGVPWWRVVNAAGSPPVRHATEALDRLRAEGTPLVADGTRVALRRALWWPEDDAFDDGATPG